A genomic window from Pseudomonadota bacterium includes:
- a CDS encoding histidine phosphatase family protein — protein MTTRVMLVRHGATVLAAEDRFAGSSDVLLSEAGEMQVARLSERLAAKPIDAFYASPMKRTVRTAEVIAAPHGRAVEAVDAFREINHGRWEQKTRAEVEALYPDEYRQWELDPFTFAPEGGESGLSTLARALPALRAVVERHAGQTVLVVSHKATIRLLLGTFLGFDLRGYRDHLDQSPAALNIIDFKESRGRLMLFNDISHYEGVVPPRQGALSKTWDAK, from the coding sequence TTGACCACGCGTGTCATGCTGGTGCGTCACGGGGCAACCGTGCTCGCCGCCGAAGATCGGTTTGCCGGGAGCAGCGATGTGCTTCTGTCTGAAGCAGGCGAGATGCAGGTGGCGCGCCTGTCTGAGCGGCTTGCTGCGAAGCCCATCGACGCGTTCTACGCCAGCCCCATGAAGCGCACGGTGCGAACGGCTGAGGTGATCGCGGCGCCTCATGGGCGCGCGGTGGAGGCGGTTGACGCCTTTCGCGAGATCAATCATGGCCGATGGGAGCAGAAGACCCGAGCTGAGGTCGAGGCGCTCTATCCTGACGAGTACCGACAGTGGGAGCTCGATCCGTTCACGTTTGCCCCGGAGGGCGGGGAGAGCGGTCTGAGCACCCTCGCCCGCGCGCTTCCGGCCTTGCGGGCCGTCGTGGAGCGCCATGCGGGGCAGACCGTGCTGGTGGTGTCGCACAAGGCCACCATCCGGCTGCTGCTGGGCACGTTCCTCGGGTTCGACCTGCGCGGCTACCGGGATCACCTCGATCAGAGCCCCGCGGCGCTGAACATCATCGACTTCAAGGAGTCACGCGGAAGGCTCATGCTGTTCAACGACATCTCGCACTACGAAGGGGTTGTTCCCCCCCGCCAGGGAGCGCTGTCGAAGACCTGGGACGCGAAGTGA